In Tessaracoccus flavus, the following are encoded in one genomic region:
- a CDS encoding FitA-like ribbon-helix-helix domain-containing protein translates to MSSLTIRQLNEHTHARLRGRAAKHGRSVEAEVRAILDAAVDLPDENILLALHTAISEVGGVELQVPVRDDLPRPVDLS, encoded by the coding sequence ATGAGCAGTCTGACGATCCGCCAGTTGAACGAACACACCCACGCCCGGTTGCGGGGTCGGGCGGCCAAGCATGGTCGATCGGTCGAGGCCGAGGTGCGCGCAATCCTAGATGCCGCCGTCGACCTTCCGGACGAGAACATCCTCCTCGCACTGCACACCGCCATCTCCGAGGTGGGGGGAGTCGAGCTGCAGGTGCCAGTCCGAGATGATCTTCCGCGCCCGGTCGACCTCTCGTGA
- a CDS encoding type II toxin-antitoxin system VapC family toxin gives MIIADTDVVSEFMKDTPEASVMAWARDLAASDLTISVVTVEEIVRGLGRLPAGRRRKDLEARWNTLVSAFADAIAVYDVTAARATARLLVDGLTQGRTMSLADAQIAGICLANGATLATRNVKDFPHVSDLTVVNPFDADHL, from the coding sequence GTGATCATCGCCGACACGGACGTCGTCTCCGAGTTCATGAAGGACACCCCCGAGGCGAGCGTCATGGCGTGGGCGCGGGACTTGGCGGCGTCGGACCTCACCATCAGTGTGGTGACCGTCGAGGAGATCGTTCGTGGCCTTGGACGGCTCCCTGCCGGTCGTCGACGCAAGGACCTCGAGGCCCGATGGAACACACTTGTCAGTGCCTTTGCCGATGCGATCGCCGTGTACGACGTGACGGCGGCGAGAGCCACGGCCCGCCTCCTTGTCGACGGCCTCACCCAAGGGCGCACGATGTCCCTGGCCGATGCGCAGATCGCCGGAATCTGCCTCGCTAACGGAGCCACCCTGGCCACGAGGAACGTCAAGGACTTCCCACATGTGTCGGATCTGACAGTTGTGAACCCCTTCGACGCCGATCATCTCTAG